From the genome of Glycine max cultivar Williams 82 chromosome 2, Glycine_max_v4.0, whole genome shotgun sequence, one region includes:
- the LOC100813551 gene encoding ACT domain-containing protein ACR4, with the protein MAFMSEVNMSFSHYMDDEYEKLFRRMNPPRVVIDNEACKNATVIRVDSANKHGILLEVVQILTDLNLIITKAYISSDGGWFMDVFNVTGQDGNKVTDEAILDYIRKSLGPESCVTSPMRSVGVKQTMDHTAIELMGTDRPGLLSEVSAVLTNLKCNILNAEVWTHNTRAAAVMHVTDEETGSAISDPQRLSIIKELLCNVLGGGNKKRGAKTVVTDEATHTERRLHQMMFADRDYERVNDDDDFAEKQRPNVNVVNWSDKDYSVVTIQCKDRPKLLFDTVCTLTDMQYVVFHANIDAEGPEAYQEYYIKHIDGSPVKSDAERQRVIQCLAAAIERRVSEGLKLELCTTDRVGLLSDVTRIFRENSLTVTRAEVATKGGKAVNTFYVRGASGFPVDSKTIESIRQTIGNTILKVKGSPEEMKSVPQDSPTRSLFSGLFKSRSFVNFGLVKSYS; encoded by the exons ATGG CTTTTATGTCTGAGGTCAACATGAGCTTCTCTCACTACATGGATGATGAATATGAGAAACTCTTCCGGAGAATGAACCCTCCTAG GGTTGTAATCGATAATGAAGCCTGCAAGAATGCCACTGTTATACGG GTTGATAGTGCAAACAAGCATGGAATACTTCTTGAAGTTGTACAAATCCTCACTGATCTGAACCTCATCATAACTAAGGCTTACATATCTTCAGATGGTGGATGGTTCATGGATG TTTTTAATGTTACTGGCCAAGATGGAAACAAGGTAACTGATGAAGCCATTTTGGATTACATTAGAAAG TCTCTTGGTCCCGAATCTTGTGTTACATCTCCAATGAGATCTGTTGGGGTTAAGCAAACAATGGACCACACTGCAATTGAGCTTATGGGGACTGATAGGCCAGGGCTGCTTTCAGAAGTGAGTGCTGTTCTGACCAACCTCAAGTGCAATATACTGAATGCAGAGGTGTGGACTCACAACACTCGTGCTGCGGCCGTAATGCACGTGACCGACGAAGAAACCGGTTCCGCCATCTCTGATCCTCAGAGGCTTTCTATAATCAAGGAGCTTCTGTGCAATGTGCTTGGTGGTGGCAACAAGAAGAGGGGGGCCAAGACTGTTGTCACGGATGAAGCCACACACACTGAGAGAAGGCTTCACCAAATGATGTTTGCTGATAGGGATTATGAACGagttaatgatgatgatgacttcGCTGAGAAGCAAAGGCCTAATGTGAATGTTGTGAATTGGTCTGATAAAGATTATTCTGTGGTTACTATTCAGTGTAAGGATAGGCCAAAGCTTCTCTTTGACACAGTTTGTACTTTGACAGACATGCAGTATGTGGTTTTTCATGCAAACATTGATGCTGAGGGGCCAGAAGCATATCAG GAATACTACATCAAGCATATAGATGGGTCCCCTGTGAAATCAGATGCAGAAAGACAAAGAGTGATACAATGTCTTGCAGCTGCAATTGAGAGAAGAGTTTCTGAG GGTTTGAAGCTAGAACTCTGCACCACCGACAGAGTTGGACTTCTATCTGATGTCACACGTATCTTCAGAGAGAATAGCCTCACAGTTACAAGGGCAGAAGTGGCCACAAAAGGAGGCAAAGCTGTGAACACTTTCTATGTTCGTGGTGCTTCAGGTTTCCCTGTTGATTCCAAGACCATAGAATCCATAAGGCAAACAATTGGCAACACAATCCTTAAAGTAAAGGGTAGCCCTGAAGAGATGAAATCTGTTCCTCAGGATTCTCCCACCAGATCACTCTTTAGTGGTCTTTTCAAGTCCAGATCTTTTGTGAACTTTGGCTTGGTGAAGTCTTATTCTTGA